The stretch of DNA GCAAACACGATCCCCTCCACTCCGAGCTGTGGGGTGAACCAGTAGCGGGCGCTCACGAGCCCGCCCCACGGGACCCCGGCCTCCATCCCGAACCCAAACCCTCGCCCGGCGGACAGGTTCTCCTCACCGTCGGCGAAGAGCGTGGCCGAGATAAGGAGAATAGCCACCACTGCGATGACGATCACTGCTCCACGCATTTCCCCCTCCTGGAATCAAGTTTCTACATAGTAGTTGATTCCCTGGTGCAGGGCAACGGCAGCAACCCGGGGCGATCGAAACGGAACCGTGGAAACGTGGGGGAGTACTTCGACACGGTTGTTTATGGATGGGATTTCGTGTACAGTTACCCCACCCCGGGTGGGACAGGAGGAACGATGGAAGCAAAAGGGAGCTTAGCTAAAGAACCGGGTGTAAAAAAGGTAGTCCTCCAACGGCTGCGCACCGCGATCGGGCACCTTTCTGCGGTGGAGCGAATGATCGAGGAAGAGCGCTACTGTGTCGACATCCTCAAACAGCTTTCCGCAGTACAGGCATCCCTCTCCAAGATTGCCTACGCGATCTCCGACGCGCACATGCGCCACTGCGTGCGCGAGGCGATCGCGGAGGGCAAGGGGGAGGAAAAGGTCGAGGAGATGCTCGAAATCCTCAAGTACCTGCGACACTTTTGATGAGATCCGACACATAAGGTGGCGGTTAGTGCTATAGTTAAAAATACCGGGAAATCATGAGATGCGCGGTGAATGGTTGAAGACACCGGAGGGAGAACGATGGGAGCGAAGATATCCGTACCCAAAGACGCCATTGCTGCGTTTTGTCGCCGCCATCACATTCGCCGATTGGCGTTCTTTGGTTCGGTCCTCAGGGATGATTTTGGCCCGGACAGCGACATTGACGTGCTGGTGGAATTCGATCCGGAGGCGCGCGTCGGCCTTATCGCGCTTGCAGGGATGGAGATTG from Candidatus Bipolaricaulota bacterium encodes:
- a CDS encoding nucleotidyltransferase family protein, which codes for MGAKISVPKDAIAAFCRRHHIRRLAFFGSVLRDDFGPDSDIDVLVEFDPEARVGLIALAGMEIELARLLGRKVEMHTINGLNPYFRDEVLNTAEMQYEQT
- a CDS encoding metal-sensitive transcriptional regulator codes for the protein MEAKGSLAKEPGVKKVVLQRLRTAIGHLSAVERMIEEERYCVDILKQLSAVQASLSKIAYAISDAHMRHCVREAIAEGKGEEKVEEMLEILKYLRHF